A window of Aeromicrobium sp. Root236 contains these coding sequences:
- a CDS encoding DMT family transporter, whose product MTTRNARLGYVLVITAAVLFGINGGLSRVAMGSGLSPESFTTVRVTGATLVFIAYAACFRRSALRRPKGTAMLLVIALGLVGVAALQLTYNVAIDRLPLGIALLIEYLAPVLVVLWVRFVRKEPVRGRMWLAVGLAVVGLAIVSRVWNGLTFDGLGVVMALLAAVSFATYFLLGEHNVGLDDPLRVILWAFVVATVVMNLVEPLWNMPELEGSTSMLGRLDGHSANPWLVIAVIVVLGTVVPFFLEMLALRHLPATIVTVIAMLEPVLANVLGWAWFRESLTPVQALGAVAVLAGIVLAQTSRRVETVLPQP is encoded by the coding sequence GTGACCACCCGCAACGCCCGACTCGGCTACGTCCTGGTCATCACCGCCGCCGTGCTGTTCGGCATCAACGGCGGCCTGTCGCGGGTGGCGATGGGTTCCGGGCTCAGCCCCGAGTCGTTCACGACCGTTCGCGTCACCGGAGCGACGCTGGTGTTCATCGCGTACGCCGCGTGCTTCCGCCGGTCCGCGCTGCGCCGGCCCAAGGGCACCGCGATGCTGCTGGTGATCGCGCTCGGCCTCGTCGGCGTCGCAGCGCTCCAGCTGACCTACAACGTCGCGATCGACCGGCTGCCCCTCGGCATCGCGCTGCTGATCGAGTACCTCGCACCGGTGCTCGTCGTGCTCTGGGTGCGGTTCGTACGCAAGGAGCCGGTGCGCGGCCGGATGTGGCTCGCGGTCGGCCTCGCCGTCGTCGGCCTCGCGATCGTCAGCCGGGTGTGGAACGGCCTGACGTTCGACGGGCTCGGCGTGGTCATGGCGCTGCTCGCGGCGGTCAGCTTCGCCACCTACTTCCTGCTCGGCGAGCACAACGTCGGGCTCGACGACCCGCTGCGCGTCATCCTGTGGGCCTTCGTCGTGGCGACCGTCGTGATGAACCTGGTCGAGCCGCTGTGGAACATGCCGGAGCTGGAGGGATCCACCTCGATGCTGGGCCGGCTCGACGGCCACTCCGCCAACCCGTGGCTCGTCATCGCGGTCATCGTCGTGCTGGGCACCGTCGTCCCGTTCTTCCTCGAGATGCTCGCCCTGCGCCACCTCCCGGCGACGATCGTCACGGTGATCGCCATGCTCGAGCCGGTGCTCGCCAACGTCCTCGGCTGGGCGTGGTTCCGCGAGTCGCTGACGCCGGTCCAGGCCCTCGGCGCGGTCGCGGTGCTCGCGGGCATCGTCCTGGCGCAGACCTCGCGAAGGGTGGAAACGGTCCTCCCGCAGCCGTAG
- the pdhA gene encoding pyruvate dehydrogenase (acetyl-transferring) E1 component subunit alpha, with protein MPDAYVADDPAGAFPLVQLLTPEGERVSHADYSYEGDDEAIRGLFRDLVLSRRIDFEAHALQRHGELGLWAPALGQEAAQIGSGRALLPQDFAFPTYREHGVALCRGVDPALLLGLFRGVELGGWDPVEHGFALYSIVIGAQTLHATGYAMGLTLDGEVGRNDPERDAAVIAYFGDGATSQGDVNEAFDWAAVFNAPVVFFCQNNQYAISASTERNTRGPIAQRAGGFGFDGIRVDGNDVLACHAVTTAAMQKARNGEGPTLIEAYTYRMGAHTTSDDPSRYRDSAEVETWKLKDPIERVKRYLLTQGTPQEFFDELDVEADELGKHLRETCKSLPDPDLAALFDHVYVDGSTELEEQKAQYVAFRDSLEPEGSEA; from the coding sequence ATGCCCGACGCATACGTAGCCGACGATCCTGCTGGAGCCTTTCCCCTGGTCCAGCTCCTGACCCCCGAGGGTGAGCGCGTCTCGCACGCGGACTACTCCTACGAGGGCGACGACGAGGCCATCCGCGGCCTGTTCCGCGATCTCGTCCTGAGTCGGCGCATCGACTTCGAGGCGCACGCGCTGCAGCGTCACGGTGAGCTCGGTCTCTGGGCGCCGGCCCTCGGCCAGGAGGCCGCCCAGATCGGCTCCGGACGGGCGCTGCTCCCGCAGGACTTCGCGTTCCCGACCTATCGCGAGCACGGCGTCGCGTTGTGCCGCGGCGTCGACCCGGCGCTCCTGCTCGGCCTGTTCCGCGGCGTCGAGCTCGGCGGCTGGGACCCGGTCGAGCACGGCTTCGCGCTCTACAGCATCGTCATCGGCGCGCAGACCCTGCACGCGACGGGCTACGCCATGGGGCTGACGCTCGACGGCGAGGTCGGCCGCAACGATCCCGAGCGCGACGCGGCGGTCATCGCCTACTTCGGCGACGGTGCCACCAGCCAGGGCGACGTCAACGAGGCGTTCGACTGGGCCGCGGTCTTCAACGCGCCGGTCGTGTTCTTCTGCCAGAACAACCAGTACGCCATCTCGGCCTCGACCGAGCGCAACACCCGCGGCCCCATCGCGCAGCGCGCCGGCGGCTTCGGTTTCGACGGCATCCGGGTCGACGGCAACGACGTCCTCGCGTGCCACGCCGTCACGACGGCCGCGATGCAGAAGGCGCGCAACGGCGAGGGCCCGACGCTGATCGAGGCCTACACCTATCGCATGGGCGCGCACACGACGTCCGACGACCCGAGCCGCTACCGCGACAGCGCCGAGGTCGAGACGTGGAAGCTCAAGGACCCCATCGAGCGGGTCAAGCGCTACCTCCTGACGCAGGGCACGCCGCAGGAGTTCTTCGACGAGCTCGACGTCGAGGCCGACGAGCTGGGCAAGCACCTGCGCGAGACCTGCAAGTCGCTGCCCGATCCCGATCTCGCCGCGCTCTTCGACCACGTCTACGTCGACGGCTCGACCGAGCTCGAGGAGCAGAAGGCCCAGTACGTCGCATTCAGAGACAGTCTCGAGCCCGAGGGGAGCGAAGCATGA
- a CDS encoding alpha/beta hydrolase family protein, whose amino-acid sequence MRRLLVVALVSIALVAPAGSASAEPAPVSGHGLTVVDTTHPGDRIVETTVSTDALQQPVHIRVVLPEGYDASTERYPVLYLYHGTSGRPSDWTGAGDAVRTTAGRDVILVLPEAGYDGNGGGWFVDWWNPAGARQQWETFEVDQVIPWIDANYRTVADRDHRAIAGLSQGGFGAMHAAARHPELFTSVATFSGAPEIYRDPVVRAGASFVIEGTNVALNGGQPFQMFGDPLTNGAHWQGHDPGTLVENLRGMDVEMWTATGLPGQLDTLQSGLSISGNVIETLTHLSTLAFHRHLDQAGIAHHLDNYVFGTHSFPYWAQDLREYLPRLMDRFAHPSTPTVITYASTAKAYAQWDWGVAVHRITAERLTTLAKASAAGFSFTGADAATVVTPPLFPPGTTRSVRIKRNLATSTVIATADATGRLKIEVPGTSNVTIS is encoded by the coding sequence ATGCGCCGTCTGCTCGTCGTTGCCCTGGTGTCCATCGCGCTGGTCGCGCCGGCGGGCAGTGCCTCGGCCGAGCCGGCGCCCGTCAGCGGCCACGGACTGACCGTCGTCGACACGACGCACCCCGGCGACCGAATCGTCGAGACGACCGTGTCGACCGACGCCTTGCAGCAACCCGTGCACATCCGCGTCGTGCTGCCTGAGGGCTATGACGCATCGACCGAGCGCTATCCGGTGCTGTACCTGTATCACGGCACCTCGGGTCGCCCCTCGGACTGGACCGGTGCCGGCGACGCCGTACGTACGACCGCCGGGCGCGACGTCATCCTGGTGCTGCCGGAGGCCGGCTACGACGGCAACGGCGGGGGCTGGTTCGTCGACTGGTGGAACCCGGCAGGCGCCCGGCAGCAGTGGGAGACGTTCGAGGTCGACCAGGTCATCCCGTGGATCGATGCGAACTACCGGACGGTCGCGGACCGTGACCACCGCGCGATCGCCGGACTCTCGCAGGGCGGGTTCGGCGCGATGCACGCCGCCGCCCGCCATCCGGAGCTGTTCACGTCGGTCGCCACGTTCTCGGGCGCCCCGGAGATCTACCGCGACCCCGTCGTCCGCGCGGGAGCGTCGTTCGTGATCGAGGGGACCAACGTCGCGCTCAACGGCGGGCAGCCGTTCCAGATGTTCGGCGACCCGCTCACGAACGGGGCGCACTGGCAGGGCCACGACCCCGGCACCCTCGTCGAGAACCTGCGCGGGATGGACGTCGAGATGTGGACCGCGACCGGCCTGCCGGGCCAGCTCGACACCCTGCAATCGGGACTCAGCATCTCCGGCAACGTCATCGAGACGCTCACGCACCTGTCGACCTTGGCGTTCCACCGGCACCTCGACCAGGCCGGCATCGCGCACCACCTCGACAACTACGTGTTCGGCACCCACTCGTTCCCCTACTGGGCGCAGGACCTCCGCGAGTACCTGCCGCGGCTCATGGACCGCTTCGCCCACCCGTCGACGCCGACGGTCATCACGTACGCGTCGACGGCCAAGGCGTACGCGCAGTGGGACTGGGGAGTCGCGGTGCACCGCATCACGGCCGAACGGCTGACGACGCTGGCCAAGGCATCCGCCGCGGGGTTCAGCTTCACCGGCGCGGATGCCGCCACAGTCGTCACGCCGCCGCTCTTCCCGCCGGGCACGACCAGGAGCGTACGCATCAAGCGGAATCTCGCGACTTCCACTGTCATCGCAACGGCGGATGCAACAGGTCGTCTGAAAATCGAGGTGCCGGGCACCTCGAACGTGACCATCAGCTGA
- a CDS encoding FtsX-like permease family protein, which translates to MRPGGLAYARARAQPGLLLALAGIVAAATFSIIGLDALHRTADRDAEEDALRAGPATSAALRLEVSADRAADLGRLLTSTRFEIVRSASTEGFQARHDGSAVTVTARADNGLRGRSTLVDGSWPTAASGAEIHAALQDRAAAALGVRVGDRLRAGIGDGRVVIVVDGTWRPKDPGAAAWFGDPAAASGRGPDGAGPLVVSRRDLGRLPALATESYVLTPRTAGDVSQTRQELRDLVSSVDDSDVSATVTGGLPQRLADLEATQAAADGLLAVAYALLAVAALVACRQVVALLIEARRTETGLLRSRGGSMPALVGAAAAESAVAAVTGAAIGAGGAVAVFTSLDRAPGTSRAVLVAVACLVVTVVLTAVATTSSVRQSGQREGSRDQPGARRALLILVLAAAALSVGQFISYGGPLSVDAGGATNVDPITSLAPAAALATATLLGMAAVRPVLQRIERRAAARTGISPALPARQLARRLSTFGVTIALTSLALGFAILVATLDGTQTSLDATSARVRSGADMRLDLTVVPAADVGVEASTAPLVRLGDGAAVVVAVPGRVDQDQDEVSFLAAGPTITRVAHGPRVGDDTARVVSALDAGRRGVPIKPGTTDVTITVTGAPITGDVKTTAWLVDGAGQLAVRPIGRITGPGPDPVHRSVTVPDGDWRLLAVHADATGVDGDATISVRGLPGAARHDIELVNDKSSGSKVVGGRPKRLPVVITSETAELLQAGRGDTFDLLLPDSGFKGVAKVAAVVDTIPGVTAARGIAADLPTLVSYALGAGAAVPAPDSVWITTAHPDRVARAATATSVVPAAATRGTPAAGARLVSAALDTWWWAAGSVVVFAALATAAMTTSLGRRRRDELRVLRALGVTPQGQGRIRTAELAGAVATAGVVGLLAGAVAVLLTVADLARSATPDRASSVDPALSLALPGLAALVAALAAAVAAVAARQARRIRHDAAHTGREGA; encoded by the coding sequence GTGCGACCTGGAGGTCTGGCGTACGCCCGCGCACGGGCGCAACCGGGTCTCCTCCTCGCCCTCGCCGGCATCGTCGCCGCGGCCACATTCTCGATCATCGGCCTCGACGCGCTGCATCGTACGGCCGACCGCGACGCCGAGGAGGACGCGCTGCGGGCGGGACCGGCCACCTCGGCGGCCCTGCGGCTCGAGGTGTCGGCGGACCGCGCAGCCGACCTCGGCCGACTGCTGACCTCCACCCGGTTCGAGATCGTCCGGAGCGCGTCCACCGAGGGGTTCCAGGCCCGCCATGACGGCTCGGCGGTGACGGTCACCGCCCGGGCAGACAACGGACTGCGTGGCCGCTCGACCCTGGTCGACGGCAGCTGGCCGACGGCCGCCTCCGGTGCGGAGATCCACGCCGCCCTCCAGGACCGCGCCGCGGCGGCACTCGGTGTCCGCGTCGGCGACCGGCTCCGCGCCGGGATCGGCGACGGACGGGTCGTGATCGTCGTCGACGGGACGTGGCGACCCAAGGATCCGGGCGCCGCTGCGTGGTTCGGTGACCCGGCCGCGGCGTCCGGTCGCGGACCGGACGGCGCAGGGCCCCTCGTCGTCTCGCGACGCGATCTCGGCCGCCTGCCCGCCCTGGCGACCGAGTCGTACGTGCTGACGCCTCGCACCGCCGGCGACGTGTCGCAGACCCGGCAGGAGCTTCGCGACCTGGTCAGCTCCGTCGACGACAGCGACGTGTCCGCGACCGTGACGGGCGGCCTCCCCCAACGCCTCGCGGACCTCGAGGCCACCCAGGCGGCGGCCGACGGCCTGCTCGCGGTCGCCTATGCGCTGCTCGCCGTGGCCGCCCTCGTGGCGTGCCGACAGGTCGTGGCTCTCCTGATAGAGGCACGACGCACCGAGACGGGCCTGCTGCGGTCGCGCGGCGGCAGCATGCCCGCCTTGGTGGGCGCCGCGGCAGCCGAGTCGGCCGTCGCCGCGGTGACCGGTGCGGCGATCGGGGCCGGCGGCGCCGTCGCGGTGTTCACGAGCCTCGACCGCGCCCCTGGCACGAGCCGCGCCGTGCTCGTCGCGGTGGCCTGCTTGGTCGTCACTGTCGTGCTCACTGCGGTCGCGACCACGTCCTCGGTCCGGCAGTCGGGGCAGCGCGAGGGGTCGCGGGACCAGCCGGGCGCCCGCCGAGCCCTCCTGATCCTGGTGCTGGCCGCCGCGGCACTCTCCGTCGGCCAGTTCATCTCGTACGGCGGCCCGCTCAGCGTCGACGCGGGCGGCGCCACCAACGTCGACCCGATCACGTCGCTCGCGCCGGCGGCGGCCCTGGCCACCGCCACGCTGCTCGGCATGGCGGCCGTGCGTCCGGTCCTCCAACGAATCGAGCGCCGGGCCGCAGCGCGTACGGGCATCAGCCCGGCGCTCCCCGCGCGCCAGCTCGCCCGACGCCTCTCGACGTTCGGGGTCACGATCGCGCTGACGTCGCTGGCACTCGGGTTCGCGATCCTGGTCGCGACGCTCGACGGCACCCAGACGTCGCTCGACGCCACGTCGGCCCGCGTGCGCAGCGGCGCCGACATGCGACTCGACCTCACGGTCGTCCCGGCGGCCGACGTCGGCGTCGAGGCGTCGACGGCTCCGCTCGTGCGGCTCGGCGACGGGGCGGCCGTCGTCGTCGCCGTGCCGGGACGGGTCGACCAGGACCAGGACGAGGTGTCGTTCCTCGCAGCCGGCCCCACGATCACGAGGGTCGCGCACGGACCACGGGTCGGCGACGACACCGCCCGCGTCGTCTCTGCGCTGGACGCCGGACGCCGCGGGGTGCCGATCAAGCCCGGCACGACCGACGTCACGATCACGGTGACCGGTGCCCCGATCACGGGCGACGTGAAGACCACGGCCTGGCTCGTCGACGGCGCGGGACAGCTCGCCGTACGCCCGATCGGACGGATCACCGGTCCCGGGCCGGACCCCGTCCACCGTTCCGTCACGGTCCCCGACGGGGACTGGCGGCTCCTGGCTGTCCACGCCGACGCGACCGGCGTCGACGGGGATGCCACGATCAGCGTCCGCGGGCTTCCCGGGGCGGCGCGCCACGACATCGAGCTCGTCAACGACAAGAGCAGCGGCAGCAAGGTCGTCGGCGGCCGGCCCAAACGGCTGCCGGTCGTCATCACGTCGGAGACCGCCGAGCTGCTGCAGGCCGGGCGAGGCGACACGTTCGACCTGCTGCTGCCCGACTCAGGCTTCAAGGGCGTCGCCAAGGTCGCGGCCGTCGTCGACACGATCCCCGGAGTGACCGCGGCACGCGGCATCGCCGCCGACCTGCCGACCCTCGTGTCGTACGCCCTCGGCGCCGGTGCCGCCGTCCCGGCGCCCGACTCGGTGTGGATCACCACCGCGCATCCCGATCGCGTGGCCCGCGCCGCCACCGCGACCAGCGTCGTACCCGCGGCCGCGACGCGGGGGACGCCGGCCGCCGGCGCCCGTCTCGTCTCGGCCGCGCTCGACACCTGGTGGTGGGCGGCCGGCTCGGTGGTGGTCTTCGCGGCGCTCGCCACCGCGGCCATGACGACGAGCCTCGGCCGCAGGCGCCGCGACGAGCTGCGGGTGCTCCGCGCCCTCGGCGTCACCCCGCAGGGCCAGGGTCGCATCCGGACGGCGGAGCTCGCCGGCGCCGTCGCCACCGCCGGGGTCGTCGGCCTGCTGGCCGGCGCGGTCGCGGTCCTCCTGACGGTCGCCGATCTCGCCCGCAGCGCCACCCCGGACCGCGCCTCTTCGGTCGACCCGGCACTCTCGCTCGCGCTGCCGGGCCTCGCGGCACTCGTGGCCGCCCTCGCCGCGGCCGTGGCCGCCGTCGCCGCACGTCAGGCACGGCGCATCCGCCACGACGCGGCGCACACCGGACGGGAGGGCGCATGA
- a CDS encoding histidinol-phosphate transaminase: protein MTTPKARSALDDIPVYRPGKAAASEDHKLSSNENPYDPLPGVMERAAVELGRINRYPDAGTTALYDALSAKFGLSPDHFAASTGSVAVLYALLNAHLEAGDEVIYAWRSFEAYPIAADLTGATTVRVPLRADATHDLEAMAAAVTDRTRVVLVCTPNNPTGPVVGAAELDRFLAAVPERVLVVVDEAYVEFVRDADAADGLAALAAHDNVVVLRTFSKAYGLAGLRVGYAIARPQVAEAIRKATPPFAITDLSQAAAVASLDAEAELAERVEAIVQERDAMVAALRDRGWELPDTQANFVWLPLGDDAMDFAAWCDPVSVRPFAGDGVRVSVGSSAVNAIFLDRAAAWRKEHA from the coding sequence ATGACGACGCCAAAGGCCCGCAGCGCGCTGGACGACATCCCGGTCTACCGGCCGGGCAAGGCCGCCGCCAGCGAGGACCACAAGCTGTCGAGCAACGAGAACCCGTACGACCCGCTGCCCGGCGTCATGGAGCGCGCAGCGGTCGAGCTCGGCCGGATCAACCGCTATCCCGATGCCGGCACGACCGCGCTGTACGACGCGCTCTCGGCGAAGTTCGGTCTCTCGCCGGACCATTTCGCCGCGAGCACCGGGTCGGTCGCCGTCCTCTATGCCCTGCTCAACGCGCACCTCGAGGCCGGCGACGAAGTCATTTACGCCTGGCGGTCGTTCGAGGCCTATCCGATCGCCGCCGACCTCACCGGCGCGACGACCGTCCGCGTGCCCCTTCGGGCGGATGCGACGCACGACCTCGAGGCCATGGCGGCCGCCGTCACGGACCGCACCCGCGTCGTGCTCGTCTGCACCCCCAACAACCCCACCGGTCCGGTCGTCGGGGCCGCGGAGCTCGACCGCTTCCTCGCCGCCGTTCCGGAGCGCGTGCTCGTGGTGGTCGACGAGGCGTACGTCGAGTTCGTCCGCGACGCCGACGCTGCCGACGGCTTGGCCGCGCTGGCCGCCCACGACAACGTCGTCGTGCTTCGCACGTTCTCCAAGGCGTACGGGCTGGCGGGTCTCCGGGTCGGCTACGCGATCGCCAGGCCGCAGGTCGCCGAGGCGATCCGCAAGGCCACGCCGCCGTTCGCGATCACCGACCTCTCGCAGGCCGCCGCCGTGGCGTCGCTCGACGCGGAGGCCGAGCTCGCCGAGCGCGTCGAGGCGATCGTGCAGGAGCGCGACGCGATGGTCGCAGCGCTGCGCGACCGGGGGTGGGAGCTGCCCGACACCCAGGCCAACTTCGTGTGGCTGCCACTCGGTGACGACGCGATGGACTTCGCCGCGTGGTGCGACCCGGTCTCCGTGCGGCCGTTCGCCGGCGACGGCGTACGCGTCAGCGTCGGCAGCTCCGCGGTCAACGCGATCTTCCTCGACCGGGCCGCGGCCTGGCGCAAGGAGCACGCGTGA
- a CDS encoding TIGR03557 family F420-dependent LLM class oxidoreductase codes for MTRFGYTLMCEQSDPRSLVRDAVAAEDVGLELAVMSDHFNPWLDEQGHSPNAWPTLGAVAQATESLELMTYVTCPIARYHPAVIAQQAATVGLLSDGRFTLGLGAGENLNEHVVGAGWPPANVRHERFTEALDVINALFDGGYVNHVGEHYRVDSAKLWDLPESRVPIGVAVSGDQSIEVGAPRADVMIAVEPDPELGPAFDAKTRASSPARKVGQLPISWDSDADAARTRAHEQFRWFAGGWKVNAELPGPSAFAAASQFVRPEDVAEQIPCGDDVGAIVKAVKPFVDAGFTDVALVQIGGDQQRTFLDAARSDLLPALREQLG; via the coding sequence ATGACCAGATTCGGCTACACCTTGATGTGCGAACAGTCCGACCCCCGCTCGCTCGTACGCGATGCCGTCGCCGCCGAGGACGTGGGCTTAGAGCTTGCCGTGATGAGCGACCACTTCAATCCCTGGCTCGACGAGCAGGGTCACAGCCCCAACGCCTGGCCCACGCTCGGCGCCGTGGCGCAGGCCACCGAGTCGCTCGAGCTCATGACGTACGTGACGTGTCCCATCGCCCGCTACCACCCTGCGGTCATCGCGCAGCAGGCCGCGACGGTCGGCCTGCTCAGCGACGGCCGTTTCACGCTGGGTCTCGGCGCGGGCGAGAACCTCAACGAGCATGTCGTCGGCGCCGGCTGGCCACCGGCCAACGTGCGGCACGAGCGCTTCACCGAGGCCCTCGACGTCATCAACGCGTTGTTCGACGGCGGCTACGTCAACCACGTGGGCGAGCACTACCGGGTCGACTCGGCGAAGCTGTGGGACCTGCCCGAGTCGCGCGTGCCAATCGGCGTCGCGGTCAGCGGCGACCAGTCGATCGAGGTCGGCGCGCCACGGGCCGACGTCATGATCGCGGTCGAGCCCGACCCCGAGCTGGGTCCAGCGTTCGACGCGAAGACGCGGGCCAGCTCGCCGGCGCGCAAGGTCGGCCAGCTGCCGATCAGCTGGGACAGCGACGCCGACGCTGCGCGGACCCGGGCGCACGAGCAGTTCCGCTGGTTCGCCGGCGGCTGGAAGGTCAACGCCGAGCTGCCCGGGCCGTCGGCCTTTGCCGCGGCCTCCCAGTTCGTACGCCCTGAGGACGTCGCCGAGCAGATCCCGTGCGGTGACGACGTCGGCGCGATCGTCAAGGCGGTGAAGCCGTTCGTCGACGCCGGTTTCACCGACGTCGCACTGGTGCAGATCGGCGGCGACCAGCAGCGGACGTTCCTCGACGCGGCCCGCTCGGACCTCCTGCCGGCGCTCCGGGAGCAGCTCGGCTGA
- a CDS encoding SMP-30/gluconolactonase/LRE family protein, protein MAELRALLTGRGLVESPRWHDGRLYVSDWSSGEVVSVDLTGRSEVFARVDSLPLCTSWHPDGRLLIVSSRDGALLRREADGTLSTYADLGRPGWNDIVVDGRGNAYVNGAGFDPMTGQTFGTGSVHLVEADGSVRQVADDIAFPNGMAVTADNATLVVADSYRHELVAFTIGDDGGLSDRRVWADLVDGTPDGICVDAEGAAWYADVPAQRCVRVAEGGSVLQVVELDRGGFACVLGGLDGRTLFIAAARWRGMTQVPPVAPGSGQLLAIEVDVPGAGWP, encoded by the coding sequence ATGGCGGAGCTTCGGGCGTTGCTGACGGGTCGCGGACTCGTGGAGTCACCGCGTTGGCACGACGGTCGGTTGTACGTGTCCGACTGGTCGAGCGGCGAGGTCGTCAGCGTGGACCTGACGGGCCGCAGCGAGGTGTTCGCGCGCGTCGACTCACTGCCACTCTGCACCAGCTGGCACCCGGACGGCCGGCTGCTGATCGTCTCGTCGCGAGACGGAGCGTTGCTGCGCCGCGAGGCGGACGGGACCCTGTCGACGTACGCCGACCTGGGCCGGCCGGGCTGGAACGACATCGTGGTGGACGGTCGCGGCAACGCGTACGTCAACGGCGCGGGCTTCGACCCGATGACAGGCCAGACGTTCGGGACCGGGTCCGTCCACCTCGTCGAGGCAGACGGCTCCGTGCGACAGGTGGCGGACGACATCGCGTTCCCCAACGGGATGGCGGTGACGGCCGACAACGCGACCCTGGTCGTCGCGGACTCGTACCGGCACGAGCTGGTGGCCTTCACGATCGGCGACGACGGCGGCTTGTCCGACCGTCGGGTGTGGGCCGACCTGGTCGACGGCACCCCGGACGGGATCTGCGTCGATGCAGAGGGCGCTGCGTGGTACGCCGACGTCCCGGCCCAGAGATGCGTCCGCGTCGCCGAGGGCGGCAGCGTCCTCCAGGTCGTCGAGCTGGACCGTGGCGGGTTCGCGTGCGTGTTGGGCGGCCTCGACGGCCGGACGCTGTTCATCGCCGCGGCCCGGTGGCGGGGCATGACCCAGGTGCCGCCGGTCGCACCGGGCAGCGGTCAGCTGCTCGCGATCGAGGTGGACGTACCCGGAGCCGGCTGGCCCTGA